In Thermodesulfobium sp. 4217-1, the following proteins share a genomic window:
- a CDS encoding DUF3373 family protein — protein sequence MRKFSLFFALLFFFLLTSSAFAGPFSDVPANSWAYKAVQDLAAKGLVIGYGDGTFRGDRLATRYEMAMVVARMLDMYEKGQNAQDQKIQLNANDIATLMKLADEFKSELASLNVRVAALEKKAALDTVNFTGDARFRLAYRKQTFYALDEPYKVASLGYTTQNLPGTTINGSYVMPVVNGLYPSGAQTTKPLDKTDTFMRYYIRLNVNAPVADNISYTGRLSMEKNAGKNGTGDLSSPFGNPNTGAITSGYNDNDNRLFVERSFITWNLNPYPVTFLLGRLPTMVDGQYFNKFFLDSETEGAIVRFDLNNFLPQSNLSLAWVKFFDDGLITASNETYGLKDRDAYIASFKSKIFNAFGLEADYGTMPNFTYFSNYNISTPTTAASNPQYGKYNWWTIQSDFNFYGVNFWAGYEGTCVDMPAGITGSSKNYTYSGMNSVNGGAWRIGALYKLPVGYLWGDFYFGNNKWYNPVAFFYSSSDTSWKDFYQVWYILPIAKNTTLKFNYEYWKGKKPYATDVANQVYYTFNPMQLDTDQRYYIQMDVSF from the coding sequence TTGAGAAAATTTTCATTGTTTTTTGCTCTATTATTCTTTTTTTTGTTAACTTCATCTGCATTTGCAGGACCATTCTCGGATGTACCGGCTAATTCTTGGGCATACAAGGCAGTGCAAGACTTAGCGGCAAAAGGACTGGTTATAGGCTATGGAGATGGCACTTTTAGAGGTGACAGACTTGCCACTCGTTATGAGATGGCAATGGTAGTTGCAAGAATGCTCGATATGTATGAAAAAGGCCAGAATGCTCAAGATCAAAAGATCCAGTTAAACGCTAACGACATCGCAACACTTATGAAGTTAGCTGATGAATTTAAGTCAGAACTAGCTTCTCTTAACGTTAGAGTTGCAGCACTTGAGAAAAAAGCAGCTCTGGACACGGTGAACTTTACGGGGGATGCAAGGTTTAGGCTTGCCTATCGAAAGCAAACTTTCTATGCACTTGATGAGCCATACAAGGTTGCTTCTTTAGGGTATACGACTCAAAATCTACCTGGCACTACAATTAACGGATCTTATGTAATGCCTGTTGTAAACGGTCTATATCCAAGTGGCGCACAAACTACAAAGCCCTTAGATAAGACAGATACATTTATGCGCTACTATATAAGATTAAACGTTAATGCGCCAGTTGCAGACAACATATCTTATACTGGCAGGCTTTCAATGGAAAAGAACGCAGGCAAAAACGGGACAGGTGATCTATCAAGCCCCTTTGGAAATCCAAATACTGGAGCTATTACTTCTGGATACAATGATAATGACAATAGGCTATTCGTAGAAAGGTCATTTATAACCTGGAATCTAAATCCATATCCAGTAACCTTTTTGCTTGGACGACTGCCTACTATGGTTGACGGCCAATACTTCAATAAATTCTTTCTTGATTCAGAGACTGAAGGGGCAATCGTAAGGTTTGACCTAAATAACTTCTTACCACAGTCGAATCTTTCACTTGCCTGGGTGAAGTTTTTTGATGATGGCTTGATTACTGCAAGCAATGAAACATACGGTTTAAAGGACAGAGATGCTTATATTGCGAGCTTTAAGTCAAAGATTTTTAATGCCTTTGGCTTAGAGGCTGATTATGGCACAATGCCTAATTTTACCTATTTTTCTAATTATAATATTTCAACTCCTACTACAGCTGCTTCCAATCCTCAATATGGAAAGTATAACTGGTGGACAATTCAATCTGATTTCAACTTTTATGGAGTTAATTTCTGGGCTGGTTATGAGGGCACATGCGTAGATATGCCTGCTGGAATTACTGGCTCTTCAAAAAATTATACTTATTCTGGAATGAATTCTGTAAATGGCGGTGCTTGGAGAATCGGAGCGCTATATAAGCTTCCTGTAGGTTATCTATGGGGAGATTTTTATTTCGGAAACAACAAATGGTATAACCCTGTAGCATTTTTCTACTCTAGCTCTGATACCTCATGGAAGGATTTCTATCAGGTATGGTATATATTGCCTATAGCAAAGAACACTA